Proteins encoded together in one bacterium window:
- a CDS encoding redoxin domain-containing protein, which yields MLAVLLQVVIISQAPDTVQPVIIWEPEKPAWGDTVTVTYHHDAPGALIKGHVPVYGCIDMEKVIAFEQEGNSSRMHFRAPDSASSVLIYFYSLEDWDARATLEIMLEKPSGWHSIEEELSEIRNRLFRASSNRYPRDSALLLLDSLRANPLEHPYYYFACIDGFMRLSNSDTAWALLTEMRKKYSGKKEYSNALSSVDYVAYTDPACLSEARKDTLNQWIDDELKRTGFSFLINTATKRWLEDSTSLSKKEREKIIKRFLSKEPLNPMLHSFLAMFYVHEADTASAIREYSRAVEIILCGEVQKNTGDPSLNPATVTRWLENWTLERGKLYAGLKRYDEALADFSFVTLFKRDYEADAYFEQAKVWQRLERYKRAQDYFLKAYSLGNQNARPALEGLHLLNTGSRAGFEEWLGEAMTSQEENLNTTTDFGFKDLEGNAGRWFDYRGKIVVVNVWGIGCGPCKKEIPDLNKLVSDYKNTGVVFLAFTGDSPEALKEYFSEHPFDYANLIITEGQPFMKSFRLPGSIPWHGIIDSSGRIRYRRLGAREDNSDLKLVIDQLLRERTQGK from the coding sequence ATGTTAGCGGTTTTACTTCAAGTTGTTATTATTTCACAAGCGCCTGATACGGTTCAACCCGTTATTATATGGGAGCCTGAGAAACCTGCATGGGGCGATACCGTGACGGTAACGTACCATCACGATGCACCTGGTGCATTGATAAAAGGGCATGTCCCTGTATACGGGTGTATTGATATGGAAAAGGTTATAGCTTTCGAGCAGGAAGGCAACAGTTCACGAATGCATTTCAGGGCGCCAGATTCTGCATCAAGTGTTCTGATTTATTTCTACTCATTAGAAGATTGGGATGCGCGAGCCACTCTTGAAATAATGCTTGAGAAGCCTTCGGGCTGGCATTCAATCGAGGAGGAGCTTTCAGAGATAAGAAACAGGCTTTTTAGGGCGAGTTCAAACCGTTACCCGAGAGATTCTGCGCTTTTACTGCTTGACAGCTTGAGGGCAAATCCTTTAGAGCACCCTTACTATTATTTTGCCTGTATTGATGGTTTCATGAGGCTTTCAAATTCTGATACTGCATGGGCTCTGCTTACTGAAATGCGAAAAAAATACTCCGGAAAGAAGGAATACTCAAATGCATTAAGCAGCGTAGATTACGTTGCATACACTGATCCTGCCTGTCTATCCGAAGCAAGGAAGGATACACTTAATCAATGGATAGATGATGAACTGAAAAGAACCGGTTTCAGCTTTCTTATTAATACTGCTACGAAAAGGTGGCTTGAGGATTCTACCAGCTTAAGCAAAAAGGAACGAGAAAAAATAATCAAGAGATTTTTATCGAAAGAACCGCTCAATCCAATGCTTCATTCCTTTCTGGCGATGTTTTACGTCCATGAAGCTGACACTGCCTCAGCAATAAGAGAGTATTCGAGGGCTGTAGAGATCATTCTTTGCGGAGAAGTCCAAAAGAATACAGGAGATCCAAGTCTTAATCCGGCAACCGTTACTAGATGGCTTGAGAATTGGACGCTTGAGCGCGGTAAGCTTTACGCAGGTTTGAAAAGGTATGATGAAGCGCTTGCGGATTTCAGCTTCGTCACTCTTTTTAAAAGAGACTATGAAGCCGATGCATATTTTGAGCAGGCAAAGGTCTGGCAACGTCTTGAACGTTATAAACGGGCTCAGGATTACTTTTTGAAAGCATACAGCCTTGGCAACCAAAATGCAAGACCTGCCCTTGAGGGATTACATCTTCTTAATACAGGCAGCCGCGCCGGATTCGAGGAATGGCTCGGAGAAGCGATGACTTCCCAGGAAGAGAATCTCAATACAACCACTGATTTCGGGTTCAAGGATCTCGAAGGTAATGCGGGCAGATGGTTCGATTACAGGGGCAAGATTGTTGTAGTTAATGTATGGGGCATTGGCTGCGGTCCATGCAAGAAAGAAATACCGGATTTGAATAAACTCGTAAGCGACTACAAGAATACTGGAGTCGTATTCCTTGCATTTACAGGCGACTCTCCTGAAGCCTTGAAAGAATATTTCAGCGAACATCCCTTTGACTATGCAAATCTTATTATCACTGAGGGACAGCCTTTTATGAAATCCTTCAGATTACCGGGGTCAATACCGTGGCACGGTATTATCGATTCTTCAGGTCGGATTCGGTACCGCAGGTTGGGTGCAAGAGAAGATAATTCCGATCTTAAGCTTGTCATCGACCAGCTTTTGCGAGAACGGACGCAAGGCAAGTAA